In the genome of Triticum urartu cultivar G1812 unplaced genomic scaffold, Tu2.1 TuUngrouped_contig_6934, whole genome shotgun sequence, one region contains:
- the LOC125531286 gene encoding uncharacterized protein LOC125531286 encodes MLPQPPGLDAVVRRASFSLDTYEGADMMECWNGSVLTCLHVQNFNHRRSEIISAVHSPLCSERGIPTIPALHHKFGEGKLCTFIQLFSKEEGDGVSYFYIRVECDRLQTYSTVHVYVLQNGDDVWRTHLTLASGDILLYPRSSPKGVLVHNKIYVPCDPNEIVVLDLTTSILLTIQLPQGVGFGLAGNTMLSRADDSSGVYLIHAKEFQLHIWLLKGDSWLLVDTICLREMCANLLEDEPIADIRINHVGDYNEFVFLEMGRCALYLDIKCRTLRKVYEMTSEEQHLGDIYPFMMSWPPIFPALVDSPTRNVT; translated from the coding sequence AGGGCGCAGACATGATGGAATGCTGGAACGGCAGCGTCCTCACCTGCTTGCACGTACAGAACTTCAATCACCGCCGATCCGAAATTATATCTGCGGTGCACAGCCCGCTATGTTCCGAGAGAGGTATACCCACCATCCCAGCATTACACCACAAATTCGGGGAAGGCAAATTATGCACTTTTATTCAGCTCTTTTCCAAAGAAGAAGGCGATGGCGTGTCCTACTTTTATATCAGGGTGGAGTGCGACAGGCTTCAAACATATTCTACGGTGCATGTATATGTGTTGCAAAATGGTGATGATGTCTGGCGCACCCATCTTACCTTGGCCTCAGGAGACATCCTACTATATCCACGATCCAGTCCCAAAGGGGTGCTCGTTCACAACAAAATCTATGTGCCGTGCGACCCAAATGAAATTGTTGTCCTGGATTTGACAACCTCGATCTTATTGACAATTCAGCTCCCACAAGGGGTGGGTTTTGGCTTAGCAGGCAACACCATGCTGTCACGGGCTGATGATTCTTCTGGTGTATATCTCATCCATGCCAAAGAGTTTCAACTTCACATATGGCTCCTCAAGGGAGACAGCTGGTTGTTGGTGGACACCATTTGTTTGCGTGAAATGTGTGCTAATTTGCTTGAGGATGAGCCTATTGCTGATATCCGGATAAACCATGTGGGGGACTATAATGAGTTTGTATTCTTGGAGATGGGTCGATGTGCACTCTATTTGGATATCAAGTGCAGGACACTGCGTAAAGTGTATGAGATGACATCAGAGGAGCAACATTTGGGTGATATCTATCCTTTTATGATGAGCTGGCCTCCCATATTCCCTGCACTCGTGGATAGTCCTACAAG